The proteins below are encoded in one region of Pseudobacteriovorax antillogorgiicola:
- a CDS encoding glutathione peroxidase — protein sequence MPNIYDFSAETITGEQQPLSAFKGQAMLIVNVASACGLTPHYEGLQSLYSEYKDQGFTVLGFPCNQFGAQEPGSHEEIKSFCETKFGVSFPMFAKIDVNGDQAHPLYKFLKNEKKGNEGDDIEWNFAKFLINKEGEVVERFHPKVEPKDIKPSINSLL from the coding sequence ATGCCAAACATCTACGATTTCTCTGCGGAGACCATAACGGGCGAGCAACAGCCCTTAAGTGCATTCAAAGGCCAAGCTATGCTCATTGTTAACGTGGCCAGTGCGTGTGGGTTGACCCCTCACTATGAAGGGCTCCAGAGCCTTTACAGCGAATATAAAGATCAGGGTTTCACGGTTCTAGGTTTTCCGTGCAACCAGTTTGGGGCTCAGGAACCTGGCAGTCATGAAGAGATAAAATCTTTTTGCGAAACTAAGTTTGGCGTATCGTTTCCTATGTTTGCCAAAATCGATGTTAATGGCGATCAAGCCCATCCACTCTACAAATTCCTGAAGAATGAGAAAAAGGGGAACGAGGGTGATGATATCGAATGGAACTTTGCGAAGTTTTTAATCAACAAAGAAGGTGAGGTGGTGGAACGATTTCACCCCAAAGTAGAGCCGAAAGATATTAAACCGTCGATCAATTCGCTATTATAA